A part of Campylobacter magnus genomic DNA contains:
- the purM gene encoding phosphoribosylformylglycinamidine cyclo-ligase: MISYKEAGVDIDAGNSFVEAIKPLVASTQNEHCIGGIGSFSGAFALPSGYKEPVLLSATDGVGTKLRLAIDYDKFDTVGIDLVAMCVNDLICNFGKPLFFLDYYATGALDINDAKAVVAGIAQGCKQAGCALVGGETAEMPSMYEVGDFDLAGFAVGIAERGQIDRREFVRCGDVLVALPSTGLHSNGFSLARAVIKKLGLDLKSEFDGRTLGEVLLEPTRIYVKEFLTLKEHISALAHITGGGILENLPRVLPKTLGAKVDEAAIKAPAIYELLSSQVEKSEMRRTFNCGVGMVLVVPKQNVDKVLKASDGYVIGEIVEGSGVSYC; the protein is encoded by the coding sequence ATGATTTCATACAAAGAAGCAGGCGTTGATATAGACGCTGGAAATAGTTTTGTAGAGGCGATAAAACCGCTTGTTGCTAGCACGCAAAATGAGCATTGTATAGGTGGTATCGGCTCGTTTTCTGGGGCTTTTGCGCTGCCTAGCGGGTATAAAGAGCCTGTGCTACTCTCAGCCACAGATGGCGTAGGCACGAAACTGCGCCTAGCCATAGACTATGATAAGTTTGACACCGTGGGAATTGATCTAGTAGCAATGTGCGTAAATGATTTGATTTGTAATTTTGGCAAGCCACTATTTTTTCTAGATTACTATGCTACAGGTGCTTTAGATATAAATGACGCAAAAGCCGTAGTAGCAGGTATAGCCCAGGGCTGCAAGCAAGCAGGCTGCGCGCTAGTGGGTGGCGAGACAGCTGAAATGCCTAGCATGTATGAAGTAGGCGACTTTGACCTAGCTGGCTTTGCGGTGGGAATTGCTGAGCGTGGGCAAATAGATAGGCGTGAGTTTGTGCGATGTGGCGATGTTTTGGTAGCTTTGCCTAGCACTGGACTTCACTCAAATGGCTTTTCACTAGCTAGAGCTGTGATCAAAAAGCTTGGGCTTGATTTAAAAAGCGAGTTTGATGGACGCACTTTAGGCGAGGTGCTACTAGAGCCTACTAGGATTTATGTAAAAGAGTTTTTGACACTAAAAGAGCATATCTCAGCTCTAGCGCATATCACAGGCGGCGGAATACTAGAAAATCTGCCTAGAGTGCTGCCAAAGACGCTTGGCGCAAAGGTAGATGAGGCCGCTATCAAAGCCCCTGCAATCTACGAGCTACTAAGCAGCCAAGTAGAAAAAAGCGAAATGCGCAGAACCTTTAACTGTGGCGTTGGCATGGTGCTAGTAGTGCCAAAACAAAATGTAGACAAAGTCCTAAAAGCAAGCGATGGCTACGTCATCGGCGAGATAGTAGAGGGCAGTGGTGTTAGCTACTGCTAG
- a CDS encoding RidA family protein, translated as MNYPKAIGPYSAFVDAGEFVFCSGQIPLDPASGEIVGNSAAEQAEQALKNVEGVLAAAGLSTKNVVKTTVFLADIADFAAVNEVYARHFSEPFPARSALQVGALPKGAKVEIEVIAKK; from the coding sequence ATGAATTATCCAAAAGCAATAGGACCTTATAGCGCATTTGTAGATGCTGGTGAGTTTGTATTTTGCTCAGGGCAAATTCCACTAGACCCTGCTAGTGGCGAGATAGTTGGCAACTCAGCAGCCGAGCAAGCTGAACAAGCCCTAAAAAATGTAGAAGGCGTGCTAGCAGCAGCAGGACTTAGCACCAAAAATGTAGTAAAAACCACTGTTTTTCTAGCTGATATTGCAGACTTTGCTGCTGTAAATGAAGTATATGCAAGGCATTTTAGCGAGCCTTTCCCAGCGCGCTCTGCACTTCAAGTAGGAGCCTTGCCAAAAGGCGCAAAGGTAGAAATAGAAGTAATTGCTAAAAAATAA
- the coaE gene encoding dephospho-CoA kinase (Dephospho-CoA kinase (CoaE) performs the final step in coenzyme A biosynthesis.), translating into MSFKHGVVITGLIGSGKSTVCALLKERGYEIICADSIAHEILELNSSRIAELFGAQLLSGGKVDRKALGAIVFANPSAKKSLEELLHPLIHERICFLSNELEKTGKLYFVDIPLFFESGGRAKYDFATSLLVYAPKELCLKRILRRDKADEINANARINSQMDIEKKRALADFVLENTSDLARLEKSLDNVLKEIKDSKEF; encoded by the coding sequence ATGTCTTTTAAGCACGGCGTAGTAATAACCGGACTAATCGGCTCAGGCAAAAGCACGGTTTGTGCGCTTTTAAAAGAGCGTGGCTATGAGATAATCTGCGCTGATAGCATAGCTCATGAGATTTTAGAGCTGAATTCAAGCAGGATAGCCGAGCTTTTTGGGGCGCAGCTACTAAGTGGCGGCAAGGTGGATAGAAAAGCCCTTGGCGCAATAGTCTTTGCTAATCCTAGCGCAAAAAAGAGCTTAGAAGAGCTTTTGCATCCGCTAATACATGAGCGTATTTGCTTTTTATCTAATGAGCTTGAAAAGACTGGCAAGCTCTATTTTGTAGATATTCCGCTGTTTTTTGAAAGTGGAGGGCGGGCAAAGTATGATTTTGCTACTTCCTTGCTAGTTTATGCGCCAAAAGAACTATGTTTAAAGCGGATATTGCGCCGAGATAAGGCTGATGAAATTAACGCAAATGCTCGCATAAACTCTCAAATGGATATAGAAAAAAAGCGAGCTTTGGCTGATTTTGTGCTAGAAAATACTAGCGACTTAGCTAGGCTAGAAAAAAGCCTAGATAATGTTTTAAAAGAGATTAAAGACTCTAAGGAATTCTAG
- a CDS encoding dihydroorotase yields MSILIKNATIINANNTQKANILIKDNKITQISSAMSDADRVIDASGKLVMPGLIDMHVHFRDPGQEYKEDIITGSRAAAAGGVTTACCMANTKPVNDSPLIAKYMIQKAKDCGLIDLYPISAITQGSKGERLVDMGKMLEAGCIAFSDDGLPVVSSDVMRAALEYSAHHGSFIINHSQDCSLCRCGHMNEGQMSMKLGIKGMPREQEEIMISRDLLLAKQTGGRIHTAHISSAWSLELVKMAREKGINITCEVTPHHFTYDESALENYDTSYKMSPPLRTKADVEAMKAGLKSGVIDVIATDHAPHSKDEKNSTFEDAPFGITGLQTLVPLTLNLVREGVLSYEDMVRVCSKRPAQILGLDDRGEIAVGKLADIAIIDPNIEYIFDEKLNFSKSINSPLFGKTLKGANVLSIKSGKIVYEWGKEF; encoded by the coding sequence ATGAGTATTTTGATAAAAAACGCAACCATAATAAACGCAAACAACACACAAAAAGCAAATATCCTGATCAAAGATAACAAAATCACGCAAATCAGCTCTGCTATGAGCGATGCTGACCGTGTGATAGATGCTAGTGGCAAGCTTGTTATGCCAGGGCTTATTGATATGCATGTCCATTTCCGTGACCCAGGCCAAGAGTATAAAGAAGATATCATCACAGGCAGCCGCGCTGCAGCTGCAGGTGGCGTGACGACTGCTTGCTGCATGGCAAATACAAAGCCAGTAAATGACAGCCCACTAATCGCAAAATACATGATCCAAAAGGCCAAAGACTGCGGTCTAATCGATCTATATCCCATATCTGCTATCACGCAAGGCAGCAAGGGCGAGCGCCTAGTAGATATGGGCAAGATGCTAGAGGCTGGCTGCATCGCATTTAGCGATGATGGGCTACCTGTGGTAAGCTCTGATGTGATGAGAGCTGCGCTTGAGTATAGTGCGCATCACGGCAGCTTTATCATCAATCACAGCCAAGACTGCTCACTTTGCCGCTGCGGACATATGAACGAGGGGCAAATGAGTATGAAACTAGGCATAAAAGGCATGCCACGAGAACAAGAAGAGATAATGATAAGCCGTGATTTACTACTTGCTAAGCAAACAGGCGGCCGCATACACACAGCTCACATCAGCTCTGCGTGGAGTTTAGAACTCGTTAAAATGGCTAGAGAAAAGGGCATAAACATCACTTGCGAGGTTACGCCGCACCACTTCACCTACGATGAGAGTGCACTAGAAAACTACGATACAAGCTACAAAATGAGCCCGCCACTTCGCACAAAGGCTGATGTAGAGGCGATGAAAGCAGGGCTAAAAAGCGGCGTTATAGATGTGATAGCAACCGACCATGCCCCACACAGCAAGGATGAGAAAAACAGCACCTTTGAGGATGCGCCTTTTGGTATCACAGGACTGCAGACCCTAGTGCCACTCACGCTAAATCTAGTGCGTGAGGGCGTGCTAAGCTATGAAGATATGGTGCGAGTATGCTCAAAAAGACCGGCCCAAATTCTAGGGCTTGATGATAGGGGCGAGATAGCTGTAGGCAAGCTAGCAGATATCGCAATAATCGATCCAAATATAGAATATATTTTTGATGAGAAGTTAAACTTCAGTAAAAGCATAAACTCGCCGCTTTTTGGCAAAACGCTAAAAGGCGCAAATGTCCTAAGCATAAAATCAGGTAAAATTGTCTACGAATGGGGCAAGGAATTCTAG
- the tsaD gene encoding tRNA (adenosine(37)-N6)-threonylcarbamoyltransferase complex transferase subunit TsaD, which yields MILAIESSCDDSSVAIMKASDFSLVHYEKISQEKEHAKYGGVVPELAARLHTAALPAVILRAKEHFKALKAIAVTNEPGLSVSLLPGIVAAKALAAALNLPLISVNHLVGHIYSLFLNEQIKLPLGVLLVSGGHTMILDISENGVISVLGATSDDSFGESFDKSAKMLGLGYPGGPQIQNLALKGDDRAYDFSLPLKGTKRLEYSFSGLKNQVRLACLELENSRIPSENSKIPYSVIPRLDRGISSENSRILSEIPNENSKIPSQQKANIAASFERVACLHIIDRLKLAFSSQKWARFGVVGGASANLRLRSMLENLCASYDCELLFAPLEYCSDNAAMIARAAVAKYHNKDFCESLEMHPRSSLENLKII from the coding sequence GTGATTTTAGCAATAGAAAGTTCTTGTGATGATAGCTCAGTAGCGATTATGAAAGCTAGTGATTTTTCGCTCGTTCATTACGAAAAAATCAGCCAAGAAAAAGAGCACGCCAAATACGGCGGCGTAGTGCCTGAGCTAGCCGCACGCTTACACACCGCTGCCTTGCCGGCTGTGATTTTAAGGGCAAAAGAGCATTTTAAAGCTCTAAAAGCCATAGCTGTCACAAACGAACCAGGGCTTAGCGTGAGCTTGCTTCCTGGCATAGTAGCAGCAAAGGCGCTAGCCGCTGCTTTAAACCTACCGCTAATTAGCGTAAATCACCTTGTAGGGCATATTTACTCGCTGTTTTTAAATGAGCAGATAAAACTGCCCCTTGGCGTGCTACTAGTAAGCGGCGGACATACGATGATACTAGATATCAGCGAAAATGGCGTTATATCCGTGCTTGGAGCTACTAGCGATGATAGCTTTGGCGAGAGTTTTGATAAAAGTGCTAAAATGCTAGGCCTTGGCTACCCAGGTGGGCCGCAAATCCAAAATCTAGCCTTAAAAGGCGATGATAGGGCTTATGATTTTAGCCTGCCTTTAAAGGGCACAAAGCGGCTAGAATACAGCTTTTCAGGGCTGAAAAATCAAGTGCGACTAGCCTGCTTGGAGCTAGAGAATTCTAGAATTCCTAGTGAGAATTCTAAAATTCCTTACTCTGTCATCCCCCGACTTGATCGGGGGATCTCTAGCGAGAATTCTAGAATTCTTAGCGAAATTCCTAATGAGAATTCTAAAATTCCCAGCCAGCAAAAAGCAAATATCGCTGCTAGTTTTGAGCGTGTGGCTTGTCTTCACATCATCGACCGCCTAAAACTAGCATTTAGTTCGCAAAAGTGGGCGCGCTTTGGCGTAGTAGGTGGGGCTAGTGCAAATCTACGCCTAAGAAGCATGCTAGAGAATCTTTGTGCTAGTTATGACTGCGAGCTACTCTTTGCGCCTTTGGAGTATTGTAGTGACAATGCTGCGATGATAGCACGCGCAGCTGTGGCAAAGTATCATAACAAAGACTTTTGTGAAAGCCTAGAAATGCACCCCAGATCAAGCCTAGAAAACCTAAAAATCATCTAA
- a CDS encoding GIY-YIG nuclease family protein, producing MNYYYVYILTNKTNSVIYIGITNNLLRRLYEHKNKLLDGFTKKYNVNKLVYFEQTSDINEAIKREKTLKKWNREWKIELIKKQNPEFKDLSSEWEF from the coding sequence TTGAACTATTATTATGTCTACATACTCACAAACAAAACAAACTCAGTCATTTATATAGGCATAACAAATAATTTATTGCGCAGATTATACGAGCATAAAAACAAACTACTAGATGGCTTTACAAAAAAATACAATGTAAATAAGCTAGTGTATTTTGAACAAACTAGTGATATAAACGAGGCTATAAAACGAGAAAAAACACTCAAAAAGTGGAATAGAGAGTGGAAAATAGAACTAATAAAAAAGCAAAATCCAGAATTTAAAGATCTAAGCAGCGAGTGGGAATTCTAG
- a CDS encoding type II secretion system protein, whose protein sequence is MIELIFVIVILGILASVAIPRLAGTREDAEISAAVANLRTLLSDAASYYAVKGDFKDAGGTNDAKWTEITSVPLKKGADGAAMDNTVEADTTAYLKVGNVNDCIGVAVVGKTTNAPAHIKFTLKQQPAGTGQTGTVTTTEGVCGKVLASKPVKAYIDSVVKDNTTNGIANAMAIGSNTSVYQ, encoded by the coding sequence ATGATTGAGTTGATCTTCGTGATCGTAATTTTAGGAATTCTAGCTAGCGTAGCTATCCCTCGTCTAGCTGGTACAAGAGAGGACGCTGAGATCTCAGCTGCTGTTGCGAACCTACGCACACTACTAAGCGACGCTGCTAGCTACTATGCAGTAAAAGGAGACTTTAAGGACGCAGGGGGCACAAACGACGCAAAATGGACTGAAATTACAAGTGTGCCTCTAAAAAAGGGTGCTGATGGTGCTGCTATGGATAATACAGTAGAAGCTGATACAACTGCATACCTAAAAGTAGGTAACGTTAATGACTGCATCGGTGTTGCAGTGGTAGGTAAAACCACCAATGCACCAGCTCACATTAAATTTACTCTAAAACAACAACCTGCTGGTACTGGACAAACTGGAACAGTAACAACAACAGAAGGTGTTTGCGGTAAAGTTCTAGCTTCAAAACCTGTAAAAGCTTATATTGATTCAGTTGTAAAGGATAATACTACTAATGGTATTGCAAATGCTATGGCTATCGGCTCAAACACATCAGTTTATCAATAA
- a CDS encoding type II secretion system protein codes for MIELIFVIVILGILASVAIPRLAGTREDAEISAAVANLRTLISDASGYYAAKGDLIGAKWRDITNVPLKDENGDAIDTTVGAVYDGTRVSLAVGGKNCLQIFLRDSEIGTYFAFKPVNGNNDPLCTAVLASTPVKQLLDSTLPNSGKPEDGTANCTGVKNDGTGLGCVAISSGKIY; via the coding sequence ATGATAGAGCTAATCTTTGTTATCGTTATCTTAGGAATTCTAGCTAGTGTAGCTATCCCTCGCCTAGCTGGTACAAGAGAGGACGCTGAGATCTCAGCTGCTGTTGCCAACCTACGCACACTAATAAGCGACGCTAGTGGTTACTATGCAGCAAAAGGAGACCTTATTGGTGCAAAATGGAGAGATATCACAAATGTGCCTCTAAAAGATGAGAATGGTGATGCTATTGATACCACAGTAGGCGCGGTTTACGACGGTACAAGAGTATCCCTAGCAGTAGGTGGTAAAAACTGTCTACAAATATTTCTTCGAGATAGTGAGATAGGCACATATTTTGCTTTTAAACCAGTTAACGGAAATAATGATCCTCTTTGTACAGCAGTTTTGGCATCTACTCCAGTAAAACAACTCTTAGATTCAACTCTACCAAACAGTGGTAAACCTGAAGACGGTACAGCAAACTGTACAGGTGTGAAGAATGATGGTACTGGTCTGGGCTGCGTAGCAATCAGTTCAGGTAAAATATACTAA